From Carettochelys insculpta isolate YL-2023 chromosome 8, ASM3395843v1, whole genome shotgun sequence, a single genomic window includes:
- the SPP2 gene encoding secreted phosphoprotein 24: MKILFIFVLVMCVWGCSGLPAYDYEPSIIADALRASIGRVNSRSRWPALFAIVRSYVRGLDLLDNNDYIIMLDFIIQETTCAKDSEKDLSLCDFRVGRYVQTASCRSTVQVSGEQIQNVAVFCSQDGSSSESSSSEEEMFMEMMVPGRRGNNRNEASLAPEAFPAGRRRQSSKAQRKSSRLNSDALKQFRSVY; this comes from the exons ATGAagattttattcatttttgtccttgtaatgtgtgttTGGGGTTGTTCTG GGCTCCCGGCGTATGACTATGAGCCATCCATCATAGCAGACGCTTTGCGTGCCTCCATTGGAAGAGTGAATTCTAGATCGCGGTGGCCAGCCCTGTTTGCCATCGTCAGGAGCTACGTTAGAGGG CTTGATCTGCTGGATAACAATGACTACATTATAATGCTGGACTTCATTATTCAAGAAACCACCTGTGCTAAAGATTCAGAGAAGGACCTGTCCTTGTGTGACTTCAGAGTGGGACGTTACGTG CAAACAGCCAGCTGCAGAAGCACAGTGCAGGTCTCTGGAGAGCAGATACAGAACGTGGCAGTTTTCTGCAGCCAGGATGGGTCCAGCTCAGAATCCTCAAGCAGCGAGGAG GAGATGTTCATGGAAATGATGGTGCCCGGTAGAAGGGGAAACAATCGCAATGAGG CTTCGCTTGCTCCAGAGGCCTTCCCTGCGGGGAGAAGGCGCCAAAGCTCTAAAGCTCAACGCAAATCAAGCAGACTCAACTCTGATGCACTGAAACAATTCCGCTCAG tATATTGA